The region AGGTGATATAAGCAgggttttaagtttaatcagttGGGTTTGTTCAAAGCAGTTGCTtttgagaaattaattttctgtttgtttttgctaGTTAAAGAGTTGTTTTTGCTTGTTAAAGAGTATGATTTATGCCATAGCTATTATGTTTCCCCTAATCTACTTCATAGGGCCCCTAAATCTTACACAAAGTTGGTTGGTTTCTTGTGGAAGGTCACATGGCTGGTAAGTGACAGACTCAAGATTCAGAACTGACTCCAAAACTTGGATGGTTTCTAGTTTGTTGCTTTACTTCCACTTGGTCCTGGTGATTCTGTTTCATCCAGTCATTCCACAACCTGGAAGCAAATGCCTAGTAGACACAGGCCCTCTGCTCTGGTCATATTGAGAGAAATGAATATTCACGAGCTCCTCTGATGTCAATCTCACCATAGTTAGAACtagaaaaaaacaactcaaagtTCAATTAATTTAAGGCCCATTCTTTAATGACCTTGAATACCCTCAGCAAGTCCTCCCTGCTCTTCCAAGCTAGCTTTCACCCACCCAGCTGAATTGGGCAATTTTATTCCTGGCACCATTAACCTTGTGGTTTTACATCTCTCCACAACTTCCTCTTCAACCAGCACTGCTAGTTCTCAGTGCCATCTAGCACCACTCCCTGGTTCTCTCATTGAACCTAACCTCCTCAAGGACCTTGTCTGTTCCATCTGCCAAAATCCCAAAGCAagccaaaattctttttttttttttaaatatatagatttcTTTGTCTGATAAAAATAATGTTCAagaaagaaaacttggaaaacaaaacgtgtatatacacacatacagatcCAAAGATACAGATCCTGCTACATACAGATCCTGGTGCATGCCCcataagtctttttcttttttcttttttcataagtCTTTTTTGGTTCATTGATGCAGAAACTTATCTGCATGTTTGTCAGGgaattctttgttaaaaaaaaaaaagagtgaactgGCAAAATGATAATAGCTAACAtatttgatcccatcacttcatgggaaacagatggggaaacagtggaaacagtgtcagactttatttttctgggctccaaaatcactgcagatggtgattgcagccatgaaattaaaagacaccccttggaaggaaagttatgaccaatctagatagcatattcaaaagcagagacattactttgccaacaaaggtccgtctagtcaaggctatggtttttccagtagtcatgtatggatgtgagagttggattgtgaagaaggctgagcacagaagaattgatgcttttgaactgtggtcttggagaagactcttgagagtcccttggactgcaaggagatccaaccagtccatcctaaagatcagtcctgggtgttcattggaaggactaatgctgaggctcaaactccaataccttggccacctcatgcaaaaagttgactcattggaaaagaccctgatgctgggagggattgggggcaggaggagaaggggatgacagaggatgagatggctggatgacatcaccgactcgaggcacatgagtttgagagaactccgggagctgatgatggacagggaggcctggcgtgctgcaattcatggggtcacagagtcagacacgacggagagattgaactgaactgaactgaacatatttgagtacctactatgaCTCAGATAGTCTATTTGTGCTTTACTTTATACACATAATTTCCAATCCTTATAACAATGTCATTAGATAGGTATTATACTAGCTGATCTTCTTTGGTTATAAAtacgttcattcattcattccatcaatattaatatatactgGGTACGTACTAATTTGTTTGGCACCTGGGACACAACAAtgaaccaaagaaacaaaaacccctGCCCCAGTGAAACATATTCTAGCCGGGGGAGACTGGCAATGAATAATAGTCTAATTAACAAGAATAAAGTTAGAAGATGGTACTTTGGAAAAAAGGTTTTAAAGAGGAGTAGAGGAGGAGGATAGAGTCACAGTTTTGAGTAGTGGGGAAACTTTTGAGAACATGAAATTTCTTCCTCAACTATGCAGGTATCTGGAGGAAAAGCAttccagacaaagacaacaccaAGTGCAAAGGCTTTTGAAGCAGGAGTATGCTGGGTGTTAAGAAATAGCAAAGAGCTTTTCCTGTGGGAGCCGCCGGGGTGAGAGGAGCGTGGCCTTCTCCTCTCCCCGCCATGGCGTGTGCTCGTCCACTGATATCAGTGTACTCCGAAAAGGGGGAGTCATCTGGCAAAAATGTCACTTTGCCTGCTGTGTTCAAGGCTCCCATTCAACCCGATATTGTTAACTTCGTTCACGCCAACTTGCGCAAAAACAACAGACAGCCCTATGCTGTCAGTGAATTAGCAGGTCATCAAACCAGTGCTGAGTCTTGGGGTACCGGCAGAGCTGTGGCTCGAATTCCCAGGGTTCTAGGTGGCGGGACTCACCGTTCTGGTCAGGGTGCTTTTGGAAATATGTGTCGTGGGGGCCGCATGTTTACACCAACCAAGACCTGGCGACGTTGGCACCGCAGAGTGAATACAACGCAGAAGCGATACGCCATCTGCTCTGCACTGGCTGCCTCAGCCTTACTGGCACTGGTCATGTCTAAAGGTCATTGTATAGAGGAAGTTCCTGAACTTCCTTTGGTGGTGGAAGATAAAGTTGAAGGCTACAAGAAGACCAAGGAGGCTGTTTTGCTTCTGAAGAAACTTAAGGCCTGGAATGATATCAAAAAGGTCTACGCCTCTCAGCGAATGAGAGCCggcaaaggcaaaatgagaaaccGGCGCCGCATCCAGCGCAGGGGACCCTGCATCATCTATAATGAGGACAGTGGGATCATCAAGGCCTTCAGAAACATCCCTGGAATTACTCTGCTTAATGTAAGCAAGCTGAACATTTTGAAACTTGCTCCTGGTGGTCACATGGGATGTTTCTGCATTTGGACTGAAAGTGCTTTCCGAAAGTTAGATGAGCTATATGGCACTTGGCGTAAAGCAGCCTCCCTCAAGAGTAACTACAACCTCCCCATGCACAAGATGCTCAATACAGACCTTAGCAGAATCTTGAAAAGCCCAGAAATCCAAAGAGCACTCCAAGCACCACGCAAGAAGATTCATCGCAGAGTCCTGAAGAAGAATCCACCGAAAAACCTGAGAATCATGTTGAAGCTTAACCCGTACGCAAAGACCATGCGCCGGAACACCATTCTTCGGCAGGCCAAGGATCACAAAATCCGCATGGATAAGGCAGCAGCAGCACTAGAAGCCAAATCAGATCAGAAGGGGGTTCAGGGCAAGAAGCCTGTGgtgggaaacaaagaaaagaaggctGTCGGTGATAAGAAGCTGAAGAAGCCTGTGGTGGGAAAAAAGGCTGCAGGGACCAAGAAACCAGCAGCTGAAAAGAAGCCCACAGAAAAGAAACCCACCTCAGAGGAAAAGAAGGCTGCCGCATAAACTTAAATTTGTTTATTCCATAAATGCCAAATCATTTTGGACAGCTAATTTTGAATAAAGACCTGAACAAAGaggcaatgagaaaaaaaaagaaatagcaaagagACCAGTGTTGATGGGCAAAGTGAGCAAAGGGGAAGTACTAAGAGATTAAGTCAAGGAGGGTGCAAATCGTGAGGGCTACCAGCTGCAAGTGGCTTTGAGATCCCATCTTTATGGCTTCATatctagaaatgaaagaaagcctCTGCTTCTCCAGTTCAAATGTAAGGGAATGATTTCAACAAGTCTGGATTGCTTTCATTCCTGGACCAGCTGTGTTATGAAATGATTGACCCAATCAGGATATATGTTACCCCTTGGGTTAGAGGGCAAGGTCTAGTATCAGGAAGAAGAGACTTGGTTCTGGACAAAGATTCCTGGTGTTATTTAAGAAATTTGGAAATGAAGCCCAGGGAGGTGAAATGACTTGCCAAAGGCCACACCCTTGTGTTAAGTGCTTTAGGATTTGAACCTAGATCagccaggtgatgctagtggtaaaaaacctgcctgccagtgcaggagacgtgagacagagatttgatccctgggtcgggaagatcccctggagaagggcatggcaacccactccagtattcttgcctggagaatcccatggaccaaggagcctggcaggctacagttcataggttcgcagagtcagacacgactgaagcaacttagcacacacgcacagccTTGAAAACCACTGTTCTGTTCCATAACTTGAGCTGGGTACAAGTTCTATTGCTTTTAGGCAGTCACAGGGAGTGGCCAACTCTTCCTATAGAGTTTCACTTATGGTGACTTCCTAGGAGTGCCTCAGTGTATGGGGTGGAGTGACCATGTATTTGGGAGTTAGGATGCTCAAACATTTGAGGGAGTGGCCAGACTTCAGTGGGTTGCTCCTGAGTAAACATAGTTCATGAATCCTTTTAAACTCACTGCTTACAGCCAGTCTCCACTTGTATTTCAACTTATATTCAACTTTGTACTCAGTCGTCTCCTCAGTGATCTTGTGTCTTTAGGGGTAAATCCTCTCAGTTCCAAACCTCCCAGTACAGTCAAGGTTCTGAGCCTTTATTTGGGGGTCCTCTGTGGCTGGCTTTCTCTGGAAAGGGAATGGTTCATCTTGATCAGTACTCAGTTGTGGGGAATTAGGTTTCTAAAGGCACTGCCATTGTTCAGAACTCCAGATCAATTAATGTTTAAAACTTATGGGCCTTCCTCTTGTAAATTTCTTTTGCATTGAACTAAAATCACCTGCAATGATTTGAAACTCTGTTGGTCTACTTTTGGCTTGTTCAGAATTTCAAAATTAGTTTATTTGTGTGCTCAACTGGAGAAAAGCTATAGTACAAAACAAAGAGAATGTGAAGCGTATTTCAATTCATATTTTGAGGCCTCCAATCATAATTAATGTATCTGCTACTATTGCTTCCCCCTGAGAAACTAACTCACAATTATCTCAAAAGATTTCCAAGCTCGAAAAATCCCCTGAGGCTTCTGAGAACTCTCTTTTTCCAAATCTTTTTTTCTGTCCCTCTGAGTATCTGTCATAAAGCTCTCCTCATTGCTATCCATCTCTTTCTGAACTTCCTTATTTTTTTGTAACACTGAACTTGATCCCCTGCAGAAGACCATCCATACTGCCCATCCTGTAACGGCAGCCCATTTTAAAGCCAGGTCCAATGAGGATGGCACCACACCATTACATATATCCTCTGGACTAAGGCATGTAAATCCACCCTTCAAGCACTATTAATTGGACATGCTCTTTAGCATGCCATTTAGCATGTCCAGTTAATAGTGACATGACAAAGCTAACCAACAATGTTGCCTGggcaaaacataattttttttttttttttacatctcagCTAGAAATCTCCCTCATACAAAGAAGCAAACTGAGGATAAAGTAGTTGGATGGGTGGATCAGCCTATGGTGTTATTTACAGTAAGTTATACCTTATGAATCTTTGTGAAAGTGGAAATGTAGTTCTAGAGGCAGTTCATATTTCACCCATTCCTTTTCATCATTCCCCACATCTCTCATGTTTATCTCAAAGGCTTGTAACCTCTCTGGGAACTCTTATCTAGACCACCTCCCTCCAATtcctaaaattgaaaaaaaaaaaaaaaaggagggggaaaggagagaagaagacttttaaatatacagctgctggagttccctggtggcgcagtggataagaatcagcctgccaatgcaggacacagatTCGATAActgacctgggaagattccacgtgtctcagagcaagtaagcctgtgtgccacaactactgagcccacgtgctacaCCTAGTGAAGCCCACATGCCTTAAAACCCATACCctgcaacaaaagaaaccactgcaatgacaagcccatgcaccacaatgaagagtagcttctgctcgctgcagctagagaaaacctgAAAGCAGCAAGGAAGGAAGGCCCAGGAaccaaaaataaagtgaataaataaattgttaaagataaataaataaaaatacaagctgCCATAGAAGTACCTTTGCCCAGAAATCCAgtttaagaaaagttttaaaacaaaaactataagGTCTCTGTTTGCATCTGTCCgtatgttcatgtgtgtgtgttagtcgctcagtcatgtccgactctttccgaccccgtggactgtagcccaccaggctcctctgtccatggactgtccaggcaaagatactggagtgggttgccatttcctttaccaggggatcttcctgacccagggattgaacctgggtctcctgcattgtaggcggatgctttactatctgagctattagggaagacCATGTtcatatgtgtctatatataaatatattgtgaatgaagtgaagtgaagtcgcttagtcgtgtccaactctttgcgaccccatggacagtagccaaccaggctcctctgtccatgggattttccaggcaataatactggagtgggttgccatttccttctccagggaatcttcccaacccagggatcgaacctgggtctcctgcattataggcagacgctttaccgtctgagctaccagggaagtcctaccttTGGATAGTGCTGCTAAAATGAATCTGTAAAAGAGTTCTATTTCATTGGCTTAACACAAACAAGCACTATATAAATTAAGTCTATTTGCAAAAATGTAATAGAACCTAACCCAAATGTTTTTCAAGTTCACATGATCTAGGGTGAATCTTTAGGAAATAAAAGCTAGTTTAAGTTTGTTGGTTTAATACAGACATTCCTTTAGCATTGCCAACATTAAGTATAATACTTTTtaaggagttttttaaaaataagtttatttatttattatttatttctggctgtgctgggtctttgttgctgtgcacagtttttctttagttgtggtgaacACGGGCCCTAGGGCAtgtgagcttcagtagctgtagctcatgggctctggagcactcTGGCTCAGCAGATGTGgtacataggcttagttgccccttgagATGTGGAATCGTCTCaggctagggattgaacccatgtctcctgcattggcaggtggatttgtaACCCCTGATCACCAGGAAAATCTCAAGTATAATGTTTTATTCTACTTAGGTTTACTAAAAGTCAAATAAGCTCATGTTATCTCTGTTACAAAATTTGTCAGTCAGAAAAATAACTTAGGAGGATGACTGATGTTATCTAATGTTTGGTGAAGTATTTTAATAGGAGATCTAAACATGTTTGTTAAGAACAAatgaattaaatgtaaataagttGAGTTTTTAGGCACCTTTTTAGCAATGATATATCTGCtaaaaatccatggggtcacaaagagttggctacAATTTATGCACTGAACAATAACTTAAAATAGTTTcccaggggggcttccctggtggtccagtggctaagactctgtgctcccaaagcagggggcctgggttcaatccctggttagggaaccatatcccacatgccacagctaaagatcctgcataccagaaagtaaagatcccatgtgccgcaactaagaccccaggtaaccaaataaatattttaaataaataaaatggtttcTCAAATCTCACTGGTAACTTACACCCTTAGAGTTTTACTAAATCAATAagttaaattttaagttaaattcaTTGAATAtctaaattatttccaaataatttcCAAATTAGATATTGAATTAATTACTGAACATAGACTTCtttttacagagaaactaaagtaTTTGATGCCAGTCTGAGAAATTTTCTATGAGAAAGCACTTTTctagaaatgataaaaattatttataaggtTGCCAATATACAGAATGCCAATGTAAAACATAGTTCATAATTGCTATTTAGttcttattcattttcaaattaaagttttctAAGGATTTTTAAGTGGGGAAGTTAAAAATCTTAAGGATTTTTaagttggtgttggagaagactcttgagagtcccttggactgcaaggagatccaaccagtccatcctaaaggaaatcagtcctgaatattcattggaagaacagatgctgaagctgaagctcgaataatttatccacctgatgtgaagaactgactcattggaaaagaccctaatgctggga is a window of Budorcas taxicolor isolate Tak-1 chromosome 13, Takin1.1, whole genome shotgun sequence DNA encoding:
- the LOC128058151 gene encoding 60S ribosomal protein L4-like, coding for MACARPLISVYSEKGESSGKNVTLPAVFKAPIQPDIVNFVHANLRKNNRQPYAVSELAGHQTSAESWGTGRAVARIPRVLGGGTHRSGQGAFGNMCRGGRMFTPTKTWRRWHRRVNTTQKRYAICSALAASALLALVMSKGHCIEEVPELPLVVEDKVEGYKKTKEAVLLLKKLKAWNDIKKVYASQRMRAGKGKMRNRRRIQRRGPCIIYNEDSGIIKAFRNIPGITLLNVSKLNILKLAPGGHMGCFCIWTESAFRKLDELYGTWRKAASLKSNYNLPMHKMLNTDLSRILKSPEIQRALQAPRKKIHRRVLKKNPPKNLRIMLKLNPYAKTMRRNTILRQAKDHKIRMDKAAAALEAKSDQKGVQGKKPVVGNKEKKAVGDKKLKKPVVGKKAAGTKKPAAEKKPTEKKPTSEEKKAAA